A single Aspergillus puulaauensis MK2 DNA, chromosome 7, nearly complete sequence DNA region contains:
- a CDS encoding uncharacterized protein (COG:S;~EggNog:ENOG410PXM8) — protein MAMIGLWIKGDQAARDTAMTFHHKLLSAIQDQRPQWYMPETLSPDEHTAWPVPTYQSILLQLIFALLVAQQESTIDLNFRFQLPDAKYELLASLVETCRRVGLFNYPNMLSRFHPSAPIALIWVSVEEIKRFGLALYKLCRLCTRTGLDTGGSSGGSSGGPRSELLTLTDLDFCMPDSDEVWNAPPDTGTEWFRSSALQQSCRDNRDPDGWISQTAEKLHDGRVGLDWI, from the exons ATGGCCATGATAGGGCTTTGGATAAAGGGCGACCAGGCGGCGAGGGATACGGCCATGACCTTTCACCATAAATTGCTCTCTGCGATTCAGGATCAGAGG CCTCAATGGTATATGCCGGAAACACTGAGCCCCGACGAGCACACGGCCTGGCCCGTACCGACGTACCAGAGTATTCTTCTCCAGCTTATATTCGCTCTTCTTGTAGCGCAGCAAGAGAGTACTATAGATCTCAATTTTCGGTTCCAGCTCCCAGACGCAAAATACGAACTGCTCGCCTCCCTCGTGGAAACCTGCCGGCGGGTCGGGTTGTTCAACTACCCTAATATGCTCTCTAGATTCCATCCTTCCGCCCCCATCGCGCTTATCTGGGTTAGCGTCGAGGAAATTAAGCGATTCGGGTTAGCACTATACAAACTGTGCCGGCTGTGCACTCGCACAGGTTTAGACACCGgtggcagcagcggtggcagcagcggtggACCGAGGAGCGAGCTTCTCACCCTGACAGACCTAGACTTTTGCATGCCAGACAGCGACGAAGTATGGAACGCCCCTCCAGATACTGGCACTGAATGGTTCCGAAGTTCTGCCTTGCAGCAGAGCTGCAGGGATAATCGGGACCCGGACGGGTGGATATCGCAGACGGCGGAAAAGTTGCATGATGGGCGTGTCGGGCTTGAttggatatag
- a CDS encoding GNAT family N-acetyltransferase (COG:S;~EggNog:ENOG410Q1V2;~InterPro:IPR000182,IPR016181;~PFAM:PF00583;~go_function: GO:0008080 - N-acetyltransferase activity [Evidence IEA]), with product MTLEPIPPVPPTLARLTEAAEVAFITEQNRAASQLYPDDGFIAESLGTGVVAITKPSFSRIKILTLERLFRGINLPPYINLCPFSHPTARQLFNERGYFVRGAISVYTLPLQDYENDKNDNDDNIEITCVQDTEKALFTEYSITGAKSLGRAVDLLETLAKCATLRPDTRLYFAKIDGQIAGSAGLAFLTTPFGQVAELYIDSTVPEFRGRGVQTALLRARLVEAKKAGVERAVLNARPGEGSARNAERVGFQLAYVKDTLTKVG from the exons ATGACACTCGAGCCAATCCCCCCGGTACCACCAACTCTCGCCCGCCTCACCGAGGCCGCAGAGGTAGCCTTCATAACCGAACAAAACCGAGCAGCCAGCCAACTCTACCCAGACGATGGATTCATTGCAGAGTCACTAGGAACTGGAGTTGTCGCTATCACAAAGCCGTCCTTT TCACGGATCAAGATATTGACACTTGAACGTCTGTTCAGAGGAATCAATCTACCCCCGTATATCAACCTGTGTCCCTTTTCGCACCCCACTGCACGACAATTATTCAATGAACGGGGATATTTTGTCCGCGGTGCGATAAGCGTCTACACTCTACCGTTGCAAGACTACGAGAACGACAAaaacgacaacgacgacaacaTCGAAATAACCTGCGTGCAAGATACCGAAAAGGCACTATTCACCGAATACTCCATCACCGGCGCCAAATCTCTCGGCCGCGCAGTTGATCTTCTGGAAACACTAGCTAAATGCGCCACTCTCCGGCCCGATACGCGGTTGTACTTTGCGAAGATTGACGGGCAGATTGCCGGGAGCGCTGGACTGGCGTTTCTTACTACGCCGTTTGGCCAGGTCGCGGAGCTGTATATTGATAGTACGGTTCCTGAATTCCGAGGCCGCGGGGTCCAGACTGCCTTGTTGAGGGCGCGGTTGgtggaggcgaagaaggctggggttgagaGGGCGGTTTTGAATGCGAGACCTGGCGAGGGGAGTGCCAGGAATGCGGAGCGTGTGGGATTTCAGTTGGCGTATGTGAAGGATACGCTTACGAAGGTTGGTTGA
- a CDS encoding uncharacterized protein (COG:M;~EggNog:ENOG410PF7T;~InterPro:IPR035994;~go_function: GO:0003824 - catalytic activity [Evidence IEA];~go_process: GO:0009116 - nucleoside metabolic process [Evidence IEA]): MTKSLPQFQNPAYTVGLIAAHPHERAAAEALLDQKHAPPQYTHPHDHNNYTLGSINGSPGNHKVVVVSPPAGQYGPTSATATVAKLLSSFPGIKYGVTIGTGGGIPDVDSGRDIRLGDVVVGHSEGTHGGVKEYDIGKARRMGGEQKGGWQYPPTELLCAVGAIRSKHEVNGSDVPKILAAMGRDNPRMTSPQPGQGQDFVYQGAGNDLLFDGRYEHRQGSDDCRGCDPGKLVYRVQREHHDPHIFYGTIASAKTVVSNARQRDTFKDCLCFESDAAEWMNAFPCLVVRGISDYCDGHKNDRWQRYAAATAAAYAKEVLGAMHAGADWIYGPPQRQMKKTLCSIV; this comes from the coding sequence ATGACCAAGTCATTACCCCAATTCCAGAATCCAGCTTACACCGTAGGCTTAATCGCCGCACACCCTCACGAAAgagccgccgcagaagcaCTGCTCGACCAGAAACATGCACCACCCCAGTACACACACCCACACGACCACAACAACTACACACTGGGCTCTATAAATGGCTCTCCCGGCAATCACAAAGTAGTTGTTGTTAGCCCACCGGCAGGCCAGTACGGACCCACGAGCGCTACAGCAACTGTTGCCAAACTGCTTTCCAGTTTCCCCGGAATCAAGTACGGGGTGACGATTGGTACCGGGGGTGGGATACCTGACGTGGATAGTGGTCGCGATATCCGTTTGGGAGATGTGGTGGTTGGCCACTCTGAAGGAACGCATGGCGGTGTAAAGGAATATGACATTGGAAAGGCCAGACGGATGGGGGGAGAGCAAAAGGGGGGGTGGCAGTACCCACCAACGGAATTGCTATGTGCTGTCGGTGCCATCCGCAGCAAGCATGAAGTGAATGGAAGTGATGTACCGAAGATTCTGGCGGCTATGGGGAGAGACAACCCGAGGATGACCAGCCCACAACCAGGCCAGGGACAGGACTTCGTGTATCAGGGCGCGGGAAACGACCTTCTATTTGACGGGCGATATGAGCATCGTCAGGGAAGCGACGATTGTCGTGGGTGTGATCCTGGAAAGCTGGTGTACCGAGTGCAACGAGAGCATCATGATCCGCACATCTTCTATGGTACCATTGCATCGGCTAAGACGGTTGTGAGCAATGCACGACAACGTGATACGTTTAAAGACTGTCTTTGCTTTGAAAGTGATGCTGCTGAGTGGATGAATGCTTTCCCTTGTCTTGTTGTCCGTGGCATCAGTGACTATTGCGATGGTCACAAGAATGATAGGTGGCAGAGGTATGctgcagcaacagcagctgCCTATGCTAAGGAGGTCCTGGGAGCCATGCATGCAGGTGCTGATTGGATTTACGGTCCACCACAACgacagatgaagaagacTTTGTGCAGCATCGTGTAG
- a CDS encoding putative MFS transporter (COG:G;~EggNog:ENOG410QEH0;~InterPro:IPR020846,IPR011701,IPR036259;~PFAM:PF07690;~TransMembrane:12 (o31-52i73-94o106-124i131-149o196-219i253-274o294-315i322-342o348-367i379-401o421-445i479-501o);~go_function: GO:0022857 - transmembrane transporter activity [Evidence IEA];~go_process: GO:0055085 - transmembrane transport [Evidence IEA]) yields the protein MEPDKSPLETAEPVVSSPQDENVDGKRPPPLLAKLAAVLLISCISFGSHWSSGVTGAMKSTIKKQMGVSNTQFSLLEASEDFMATVLLLGSGIITDRVGGAEMIVYGNVVYTIGSILVAAATTVRSFNFMIGGRVILALGDIATQVAQYKMFSSWFPPSNGFASTLGFELAIGKIGGFVGKSTANVIAKNTGNFAWVFWTSVFMNLFTNAATVTFWFFTRYCNKHYSGRRDAATKEVLTEKNKKFDFRKIFQLPWMFWAVLAFSLFQTSTALVFSQNATELAEKRFDVDSITAGWYSSLSQYAGFFLVPCIGVFIDVLGNRASLLSACGIGIFLSMVLVNFANTKAGTAASFGVFAIASTFGPTSIIDSIRTTLWHQSVFGSAYALKVTMNNAMNIIVRIITGALQDADNDSYDRVVRVYLFLAAASVAVGLAILIGSLTTDSLAPLQWTRKQRLTIGPEHISKIREQHLVIFCARNKVISICCFAALMLLIVGGWVAYIWGAVTGNNS from the exons ATGGAACCGGATAAATCGCCCCTTGAAACGGCGGAACCTGTGGTCTCGTCTCCCCAGGATGAAAACGTCGATGGGAAGCGTCCGCCCCCACTACTGGCGAAACTTGCTGCGGTGCTGCTCATATCGTGCATCAGCTTTGGCTCGCATTGGAGCTCGGGAGTTACGGGTGCTATGAAGAGCACCATCAAGAAG CAAATGGGTGTCTCGAATACGCAATTTTCTCTTCTGGAAGCAAGCGAAGACTTTATGGCGACCGTGCTCTTACTTGGTAGCGGTATTATCACGGATCGTGTTGGTGGTGCAG AAATGATCGTTTATGGAAATGTTGTTTATACAATCGGATCTATCCTAGTTGCAGCGGCAACAACGGTGCGCTCGTTCAACTTCATGATCGGGGGGCGTGTCATTTTAGCCCTGGGCGATATTGCTACCCAAGTTGCACAGTACAAGATGTTTTCATCGTGGTTTCCGCCTAGCAATGGGTTTGCGTCTACTCTTGGTTTTGAACTGGCAATTGGAAAA ATTGGTGGCTTCGTGGGAAAATCCACCGCAAATGTCATTGCCAAG AACACCGGAAACTTCGCCTGGGTCTTTTGGACCTCCGTATTCATGAACCTGTTTACAAACGCCGCAACAGTCACATTCTGGTTCTTCACGCGCTACTGTAACAAGCACTACAGCGGGCGTCGAGACGCAGCAACAAAAGAAGTCCTGACagagaagaacaaaaaaTTCGACTTCCGCAAAATATTCCAGCTCCCGTGGATGTTCTGGGCTGTTCTCGCCTTTTCGCTGTTCCAGACAAGTACCGCCCTTGTTTTCAGCCAGAATGCGACGGAGCTGGCTGAAAAGCGCTTTGATGTTGATTCGATCACGGCCGGGTGGTATAGTTCTCTATCGCAATATGCTG GTTTCTTTCTGGTCCCATGTATCGGCGTCTTCATCGATGTACTCGGGAATCGCGCCAGTCTTT TATCTGCCTGTGGAATCGGTATATTCCTAAGCATGGTCCTGGTCAACTTCGCCAACACAAAAGCCGGAACCGCCGCTTCGTTTGGCGTCTTCGCCATTGCCTCAACGTTCGGCCCGACGTCTATCATTGACAGTATCCGGACAACTCTATGGCACCAGTCGGTCTTTGGATCGGCCTACGCTCTCAAAGTTACAATGAATAATGC AATGAACATAATCGTGCGCATCATTACCGGTGCTCTCCAAGACGCCGATAACGACTCCTACGACCGCGTTGTCCGGGTCTACCTCTTCCTTGCGGCAGCTTCAGTTGCTGTCGGGCTGGCGATATTAATCGGCTCTCTGACGACGGATAGTCTTGCGCCGCTGCAATGGACGAGAAAACAACGGCTTACTATAGGGCCAGAGCATATTTCCAAGATCCGCGAGCAGCACCTGGTCATTTTCTGCGCTCGTAACAAGGTTATCTCGATCTGTTGCTTTGCGGCACTCATGCTTTTGATAGTTGGTGGGTGGGTGGCGTACATCTGGGGTGCGGTTACAGGGAATAACTCGTAG